The window AAATGCTGGCACAGGTGTATaaactcctttaaaaaaaacactgaaaaatagatttaacagctctgaaaaaataagagaccacttaaaaattatgatttttgattttgattttaccaaatccatcaaaccaagccatcaaccaaagctaaactgcttgaaattctgcaccaggagtggcataaagttatccaaaagaagtgtgtaagactggtggaggagaacatgccaagatgcataaaaactgtgattaaaaaccagcattattccaccaaatattgatttctgaattcttaaatgAATCCTTacgaatataaacttgttttctttgcatcatttggggtctgaaagctctgcatctttttgttatttcagccatttcttattttctgcacataaatgctctaaatgaaagtatttttatatggaatttgggagaaaagttgtccgtagtttataaaataaaacatcaatcaTTTTACTCATGTAcctaaaaatagctaaatcaaagaaactaatacaGAAACTGAGGTAATCTCTTAATTTTATAAGATATATAAGGGCTGGGCTCTGAAGCAACAGAGCAGTTGAATTGCTTTCTCTGAAGTGTGACAAGTTGGAGTGACACCTGTGATCCAGAACTGTTATTTTTCTATAATCACCACTGCCACTATAGTGTAAAATATGTACTGTGGAAATATGGAATAGCAGCATGAAAGAGTTTCTGGATCCCTAAAATCTCTTAAAGAAAATCTTACCAGCACTGCAGGAGTCCCTAAAAGGCTAATCTGATTCCACACCAAGCACATCAACATCTACATcttcctccacttcctcctccTCTGTGCTAAGACCCGCCTCCCAGATCACAGTTGGCACAACAATGGGCTCGGAGGCAAAGCTTGAGACCTCAGTCACATCCACATCTTCATCCTCTTCTGAACTTCCTGCTGATTCTCTTACGGCCTTCTCAGGTGTGTGTGAGGGGAGGAGCTCACGGCAGAGGGGTGGATGTGACCGAAATGTCCCAGAAGGTGTGAGTGGAGTCACCTCCCCTGTATCCCAGTCAGCCCTCTTTAGCGTTGGGACTTTGGATAAAGGTGACTGTAAAACTGCCTGAGTGGAGACTGCATCAGTCCAGCATGAATCATAAGTGCTTTGGGGCAGATCTGCAGTGCTGAGCATGTGTTGGTCATTGTTGTTGCAATCACATTCCTCTGTATCTTGTGTTAGTTCAACTGAATCTGCAATAATagcaacaaaaacacacacatgcaacaAAAGTAAGTTCACACAGGTTTTCACACTTGTCCAGAGTCTGTACCCAGGGCTGATTGTGCGTTTGAAAAAGGGGCTCATGACTgctggtttattttcacacacaagaacttgaTCGATATGGCAATTCCACGCATCATTTTTCTGTGTGAAGTTGTCGGAATTGAAAATTGTCAAAATAGCTTTGTCCATTTGCTGCATTTCATTATTTTGCTTGAATACAGACACATGGCGAggtagtaggggtgtgacgagacactaatagcACGAGACAAGACACACAAGaatgagacgagatttaaaaatagaattttaaagaaacatcaaaaatgaaaaatggcttgaaagcCAGAGTTGTATTTGAcaaaatcaaataatgcaaacttaacagactggtttctctcacacattgattctataagaaatagaaataagaataagaaataaaaaaataaaaataaagtgcataaaataaattatatagtgcaaacaataagtgcaaaccacaaccagtcatattaagcctatggtttctgttttttctcctaattctcttgtaatttaactatacataaccataaccagtcatattaagactatgcttgaagtgcaaacagagacagaacatttttttttaaatacagtactgagctaagagattagtacaactgcctataaaacagtcacgtgtaggatttacttacagtacttacatatggtttgtgtcttgttggtcacactgttaccgtttattgtttccactggaagccaaaatgcagccagacatacaacttaaaattaGTGGAAgcactactgtgttgccagatccctcttaaaaagtccacactaagatgtttttttcccccgtgagacaggtttaagcttgacgaaaAATATAGTCACAatttaatctcgtgagatctagGTAGGTAGTGCTGGGTATGCATTTCTCGCATACCGGCATACTACTGGAGGTGCTTCAGAGCGCTGTATGGAACAGCACCCTCAAAGAAGCACATGCAGCCCTGTGGAGTTAAACCATAGTCAAATGCTCGTCTAGAGCTGTCCTGCCTGAAGAGAATTAAGAACAGCTCCTGCTGccgtttctactgtatgagtgttatTATGCCAGTAAAacagagcagtaactatagccctgttaaATATATTactactgtagcttgaaggatgactttaatttatttgttaactggagaaagaagggtaTCGTgactgatttaaatactgtaatgcctctaatgcaggggtgtccaaactttttttgttgggggccagaaggagaagtatatttgaagtcacgggccacactctgtaattaaacaaataatgaaatataccactttaaataatattttttcctgattatttcatttacacagcattttactggactaactgtctttatctttgacagtgttgtgtaaactaagatttttttaactgatgttaaatttcatgatgtctcttaatataaaactccttaattatggcaacttgtagactctttgccccgtttttctgcgctagaaatgcgcaccctctccgcttttagagtcttttggcccgtttttctgcgctagaaatgcgcactctctccgcttttagactcttttgccccgtttttctgtgctagaaaggCGCACTCTCTGCGACTCTTTGGCTCTTTtatgacacctagcgttcaaactttgaatctcacattataaaaacctgcttaacagcggaccaactttcattctatttctaaaatacctcgcgagcCGCTCCAAGAAAGGAagcgggccgcaaatggcccggacacccctgctctaatggcttcaataataacattttaatttgatattaaacttgtgtcatACTTGTGCaaaagagcttttgagaaatatatctttgaatacttaaacactgagtattttaggtctgtttatagtgtttatggaactatttaaaatactttGTTTTGTAATGGAAGCCGTGTTAAAggtgttggtgtatctctttttaaggtctattgtttacattctccaGCTGTTTTTCtactaatgaagtctgatttcttcctATATAACAACATAAAAACTCACAATCCTATATTGTAGCCCATTCATACAAAAAATAACGTGATTTACATTTTTGACCATGCCGCCCAGCAGTATGGCAACAAATAGATTTTTGGGATGCACTGCATTTCACTGTAAGGAATTTGTGCCAAACTGACGTGGAAAATGTTAATACAATCCACAAAGTGCGTTAGTTTTCCTCAATAACATACAGAATAAGTGCCAAAATTGCTTACCTGCAACTGGTGACAGACACATCTGGGATGGTGCACTGCAGTTTTCAGTGATCATTTGGTTTAGTAGACCAGCTGCCATACTTTCCTCATTTTCCTGACTGCATCCCACTCcttctgtttcattttgtccctCTTGCACTTCATTCTCTTTAAGGATTTTTGGTTGTATGTCCATAATGCTTCCCACTGTTTCCTCTGTTGTATTATTTTCCGAACAATTGTTATCAGTGTTTTTACTCGCATCATCTTTGAATCCACAGTCCTGAGTGTCCATATTTCCtgcactttctttttctttgcatgTTCCCTCCATATTCATTGCTTTTAAGCGTTCTTCTTCTCTCCTTCTTTTGTTCTCCATTAGCATCCTCATCTTCTCAAATGCTGAGGAGGCCATCTCGATAAATTGTCTGCGGCCTTTATTCTTTACAGGGATCTGGCTGTTGGAGGAACTGGCAGGTATTTGCTGGGTCTCTGCATGTCTTCCGTCTCCATGAGCATTTGCCGTTACTAGTCTATTCTCTTCTGTTCTCATCTCTAATGCGGTTCTTTCATCACTGAGGGATTGTGTAGTGTGTTTATTTGACTGTGTTTCTGTGGTTTTGCTTTTGTCTGCTTCAACGTTACTCACTGCATCTTCATATACACACATGTCAACTTGGTGCTGGGAAAGTTTTTGTCTCTGGGGATGTCTGCATGTTTTGTCTTGCTTCCTTGTGTTTCTCCGCCTTGTTCTCTGGTTTTCTCTGCGTATCTTTTTTACTAAAGGGGAATTGTGGTGGCTTGCTGAATTCAGTCCCAGTTTTCTTTTTATGGCCTGGCTTCGGGTCATCCTTTGAGGTCTAATCTCCGTCTCAACGCAGTCTAACTTTTCCACCGATCTTCTGTACCAAGACGAACGCAGTCGACTCAAGGCTGTCGACAGTCGTAGACGACTGTGGACGTCAGATGTGttaggagaagaagaagaagccattCTGGTTGTCTGAGGCTGAGTGGTGGGGGTAAATGTGTTCACAGCATAACAGTGACCTGAGTGTGGGTTGAGCGTGTTGAGCTGtggctgtatatgtgtgtatgtactgcTCCGTGAATTGCGGCTGTAGTCACCATTAACCTGAGCTTCGTCCGTGTTCCTGGCAGCAGTGTGATGATATGATTTGCTGCTTGGCATTTCCTCCTCCAGTGCTAAATCACACCCACCTACTTGTTGCTCAAAGGTGCTCAGAAAACGATCCAGGATATCACACAGCTCTCCTTCATGCTGGTATTGAGAGGCACCTGCAGGTTTGGTAAATGCAGGTTTTGAGACCAACATGTCGCTAGAAGTTGTGGTGTTCACAAATCCGTGCTGGCTGGCTTCATCGTCTGGAAGAAGATTGAGGCCAGTCATGATGTCGTTTAGAAGCAAGTCCATAGGTTTGGAGCAGGCCTGAGGAGCAGGTGGGAGGGATACTGTGTGCAGTATGGATGGGTCCGGATGGTCCGTGGTATTCTGACAGAAACTAGAGGAACAAGGAGGAAGCGGCAAAAGGCTTAAATCAGGATGACTGTTCTGGCTGCTCAAGCAAGGAGGACCATCCTGTGAGAAAAGAGACAGATTGGTTAAAAAGGCTGTCATAACCTTGAGGACTTCCAAATAGACTGTTTTTGCAGCTTATCGTACCTAAACAGTTTGATACTTTAACACTATGTACAGatactataaaaaatacaatatttaaaacaattataatattattaaatattattatatgaaatgcacTAACAATGCAAtccgtttattttttttaaactcttcttTCCCCATTGTgaatttttaggtttttataatttttttaaagtattcctTTAAGAAAAGAAGCAATGTAGTTGCTAAATTAAAATGTGATAACCTAAATATAACCAAAGATATTTATAGATGTTGCACCTTCATGTTGATAGTTTGTAATAGTTTATAGTGTTTAGACAGATCTCACAGTTTGGATCAGCTCATTTTTCAGATCAGcaaaataattttgtttattgCTTTTGCTTATTGCTTATTGGATTTGTTTTTTTCACTTGATTGATTACTAATTGtgttatgttatttttattttattcatttaaattcttTATAGCTACAATATTTTTGTaccatgtttaatttatttgacccttttacagttttatattacagttctatattattttttaccttattttttattgggccttattttagcttttaatttCACAATTTCCCTGAACACGTCTTTTTAAACGTGCACTTTCTGTGGAGAAACACTGTTTACTCTTATTCAACACTCTGTGAAGCACACTGAGCTGCACTAttccattattttatttaaagaaaacaagaaagtGCTGTTTCCTCTGACACAGACTCTTAAAGTCTCATCGGTCTGTTATGTGTTGACACACCTACCTGTCCCTCACTGCCTGCATGTGCACCTCTCCTGCCCCTCTGCCTCCCTCTGCCTCTCCCCTCTCCCACCTCTGGCAGTGCACCTCTGCCTCGCCGTCTTCTGGTCAGTCTGACTGTCGGTCTGGTGTCCAGCTTCCTGCCAACTCTACCCCCACCCTGCCCCCTCCAGGTCAGCCTTGGCACCCATCCCCACCTTTCAGTGTGACCCTGCCTTCCTCTGCCTCTGCCTCTTCCCCTCCCTCTCCCTGCCTCTGCCACTCTTTCCCTGACTGTCGCATTGCTGGAGTTGGCCTTGCTCATGCCTCTCTCTCCTCTAGGTCTTCCCCTAAGCCTTGGACGTCCCCGCCCCCTTCTCTTTGTGGTCTGAGATGGCACTGGATCAAAGAAGTGGTTGATGAAACCAGGGATATTTCCCTCAAACTGCTCAAATCCCTCCACAAGATGATCGTCCACATTCCCCAAGTCTACTCCTTCTCCTGACTGAATGGGTCCAAGATCCAGGTGGGTGTGGTTGGAAGTTGAGGTACGAGGAGTGCAAGAGGAAGGGGGTTGCTGGTATGAAATTTCTGAGGGGTAAAGGTACAACTGGGACACACATAGAGGCTCACCCTCTATTTGACTGCCTCTCGCCTCAGGGACCACACCCAGCAGATTATTATAACTGGATGAAGCCGTCGTCCTCTCTGAAGACCTGTGGGCTCCCTGCAGTGCCAGTGTGACCTGAGGAGGGCTGGCATCAGTGCCTTGTTCTTGATTAGTCAAAGAGCATGTTTGGTGGCACGTCAAATGGATGTTCTGCTGATGTTCTGGGCTTATATGATCTGTGTGGGtctctctctcatctttctcTTTGTCGCATGTGGTCTGTGTGCTGCTCTCCCTCATCCTCTCCTTCTTGGCATCTTCTCTATCTTTTCTTCTACCCTCCTTGCCTCTCTCCTTCACATGCTCCTCAGGCAGCTTGATGCCCAGCAGCTCTGTCGCTGACAAGACGTCCTCTCTGTTGGTGTCCAGCTGACCCGAGTACAGCAGGCTGACCAAGCCAAGCAGCGTGCGGTCCTCCACACACTGTAGCTCAATGAGTCTTCTCTGTCCAGCCAGAGGTGCCGGCATAGTGGACAGAGCTCCACAAAGCCAGGGGCTGAAGGCAGAAAGTACACAGCTGTGTACTGGTACGGACACACCTGgaaaacaggagaaaatgaagagagagagagagagagagagagagagagagagagagagacactgtatTTCTCAACATTGGCTAAACGTTGTGCTGTTCAACAGTACATCAAATATGCCATCACATCTGATGTAGTAaactaacatttttttaaagctgtagtCTAAGCATTGGTATATTTCTATCAATTCTATGTACCTTTTTTCTATTTTGCTCCTGGGGTCCCCCTAGTGTtggatagggctgcaactaatgattattttggtagtggactaatctgatgattatttgtttgattagggaacaattatttctgccatgttttcCATCTTTAGCAAtcatagaaacagctgaacatgagatttgaAAATCACtcaaatgtctggatgttgtttaaaggtggaaagtactaatatttagtgattaaagaTGTATTCAGTTGTGttttggcacttttggagacacaaacccagcactttgtgtaatgcggtactgttacacaTTAAGgtttagtcgacaatgaaatttgtagtggacaaatttaaataatcaacactgTCAATTATATTGACCAAGTTTTATAAATctaacactaaacatgtttatgtatttccaatattttaaattaaagactATATTTCAGGTCcttatttaaataatatgtatGTAATAAAAAGTTACATTAAAGTCAAGAAGCAAATGCAAGATTAAGCTCAGTAAAGTCtaaactgtatttattaattattagattattatattagattattaaTACTGCAGGCTTGGATGGTGGAAATAATTCAGTTATTTGATTTATAACCATGATATGTTCGATTTCCATCAATCACCTTCAAATGAGGAGACAAATGGATTCAGCTTCTCTAGGTTCAGTGTTGCTAAACTGTAGAGATGGacaatgacatttttttatttcattacattacagaaAGTGTGATTAGGTCTGCTTAAATTGGAAGTGcagcacattttaaataaaactcaCTGTATTTATATAACTTTAGGatttaattagcattttttaaGAATTCCACTACTAGTGCATTTTGTCTGTCAgtgaaaatatgattaaaaatattgtgtatttaaTCATGTCTTTACATATCATGATGCAATATTTTAAACATACCACTTCGATTAATAAATCATAGTACTGTTGTAACATGTGCGGGGGATGGGGAGGTCATACACGAtgttgccaaaagtatctgctcgGCTgaattgtgtttggtgatgtaaagCTTGGATGGAGCAGCTCGgctatggaaacccattccatggtgttctactgttcttgagcttaTCATACCATCACATAAAGTTTGGAGATCTGTTGTAAAGTTTGGAGATCTGGGttatggaaacccattccattatgttctactgttcttgagctaatcatACGTCACAAAGTTTGGAGATCTGTTGTGATTGATtttgcagaaagttggtgacctcACTATGAACCTCAGCATCCACTGACCTGCTCTGTCATTTTACATTGACAGAGTTGCTGTTGTTCTCAGTCGCTTCTACTATCAAAGTACCACACTGCATCCTATCACAGAaccacactggaattcactgagcttcaGAGAGCAACCTATTCTCTCACCAGTGTGTATAAAAGCAGTCTGTATGCTTAGagtaggtgcttggttttattatACAACtatggccatggaagtgattggaacctgagttttaATGATGTGGATAGTTGAGTGAATACCAcctaaaataagagaccacctaaaaattttgattttaccaaactgaaaacctctggaatataatcaagaggaagatggcaatcaaaccaagctgaactgattgaatgtttacaccaggggtggcataaagttatccaaaaacagtgtgtaagactggtggaggagaacatgccaagatgcataaaaactgtgaatcaaAAACGGGGTTAtcccacaaaatattgatttctgaattcttaaaacgttatcaatatgaacttgttttatttacatttttttttaatctgaaagctctgcatctttttgttatttctcattctctgcaaataaatgctctaaatgacaatatttttatttggaatttgggagaaatgttgtcagtgttttttgtagaataaaacaacaaggttcatttttCTGAAacatacctataaacagcaaaatcagagaaactgattcagaaactaaagtgtttttttttcccagagctgtagtttaTGTGGGGTGGGGGGACATTATTATACATGTCTGCAAGGTAGGTAAAGGTCTCACCTTGACTTTTCAGAACAGTGTCACAAAACTCTGCCCTGCTCTGCTGCCTCTGCAACTGCTTCACAAGCAAAGTCTCAAACTGCAGCATTTCTAcaggacacacatacacacaccagccATTAACCAATCAGCCCTAAACAATTTAGAACTACTATCATCTGTTCATCAAGTCCCTGCTTGTGTTTTACTGCATGTAAAACATTCACAAGTTGATTATTTTGTGCTTCTTTcagataaaacacagaaatacaggACAAAAATCCAACATTATGAAATTAACAGATCCGGTGAGCCATTGTATTTCATCTGTCCAATTGCTAAAGAGGCTAATTAGCTGGCTAATAGAGTAAAAGCCCGTGGGTAGCCATCAGTAAACCTGAGCCGGTCTGCACGTGATTACTAATAAATCCTATATAAAACTCCGCTGACCTGTTGTGCCTGTGTTTGACCCCAGTAAGAATAAAATCAGATTCTCCAAAGTCTCCTTCTACTCCATTAACAGCGACTGTGTGGCTCCCCGCTGTCCGGTGTTTCTGCTGTGAGCTGAACGCGCCGCGCCGCCCGGGCATCTCTGCGTCTGCAGGTCCTGCTGCTGCCCAGCTGAGATACCGGAGCCCAGATATCCGCGCCTTTATTTTTAGGGTGCGTATACGCCTTATCTTACGGTAAATGGACGCGCAAGCTGAAAAAATACCTTTTCTAAGACTTGTACTGAGTTAACATTTTAGGGGGTTGAGAGGGAGAAtagttacttattttattttattgtaatttttttatcctttattttgatatataattaataatataaaataattttctaagtataaataaatatacttaaagGATAAAAAATAACAATCTAGAAGTAAAAATcactatatacatacatatatatatatatatatatatatatatatatatatatatatatatatatatatatatatatatatatatatatatatgttagtaTATATTAGTAATTGAATGGTGTTCCAGTAGTTTTGCAGTAGTTGGCAGTGAGTATCAGAATCTCAGAGTTACAGTGTAATTGAATGCTCCTCCAGTGTAATTGAATGGTCTTCCAGTAGTTGGCAGTAAGTATCAGAGTCTCAGATTTACAGTGTAATTGAATGGTCTTCCAGTGGTTGGCGGTGAGTATCAGAATCTCAGATATACAGTCTAATTGAATGGTCCTTCTGTAGTTGGCAGTGAGTATCAGAATTTTAGATTTACAGTGTAATTGAATGGTCTTCCAGTAGTTAGCAGTGAGTATCAGAGTCTCAGATTTACAGTGTAATTGAATGGTCCTTCTGTAGTTGGCAGTGAGTATCAGAGTCTCAGATTTACAGTGTAATTAAATGGTGTTCCAGTAGTTGGCAGTGAGTATCAGTCTCAGATTTACAGTGTAATTAAATGGTGTTCCAGTAGTTGGCAGTAAGTGTCAGGAGTGAGGTACAGTACCGCAGCAGTGCTGAGAGGAACTGAAGCTCAGAGGTcagctgatcacacacacacacactcgttagcagcagcagcagcagcagagctggacTCGACCACAGCCTCACCCCAGCACAGGCCGTTTAAAACACACCGCAGGTACTCAgaaatatataatactatatttaAAGGGGTTTATAAATAAGTGTAATGAAGGCAGTGTCACTGAAAGAGCTGGGTTTGGTTTTTGTGTGAGCTGTGGGCTGATAGCAGGAGCTGTTAGCATGCGTTAGCAAAATTTCCTCCTTCTAGATGTTTCCATTAGAGCCGGTTAGCTAGCCTAGCCGCACACTGGCAGGGGAAGCTAGGCTAACGCTAGGTGTTTGAATCAGGGCTAAACATTGTCAGCTAGTGTAATCATTGAGCACGTCAGCTTAGTTAATATTAAACGTCACCTGTGTAGCTTATTTAGCTACCAAAATTAACCTAACCAGAGCTATAGCTAATTTACATGTGTGTATATGCCTAATTTACATACGCTCGGAGAACGTTAACTAAAGAAGTTAGCTTTAGCTTCggtagctaagctagttagctctCCTTCCAGCACTGCTAACGTCACTCTGTCCGGAGACCCTACTCTTTTGTTATCGTTCGATGTAAATGTGgagttattaaatattattattattatcattattggtATAATAGTTAGCGGTAAGCTATTGGGTCCtgcatttatttaagtttatttgtaaAACCTGAATTTGGTTAATGGGCTCTAAACCTTTCAGTTCAGTAAACGTTTGCTGACATGGGGATTTATGGGAAGCGTTTTATCCTAAATTTAGGATAAATTAAATTAGGATGCTGTTAATTAATCGTTTGCCCACGTTTAACATTTGGCCAGTTATTTATAGTAGTTTTTAATTGTAGATATTAAGAATAAAATCAGATCTTCACATCTGTAAAACTATTCCGACAAAACATATTACCAGAATGACTTGTGCTTAATGTAAGTCTAACCAATCACATTTCAGCCATAATTTACTTGGATTTTCATTCTTTTTGATTTATACTTATACgatattagggctgcaatgattagtcgatatattCGTCAATGTCGATAATAAATATTTGTTAACAACAAATATTCATTgtcaattaatcattaattagTATCACTACACAAAATGACTGGGGACAAAAACAATGTTATAGATAGGTAACACTTAACTCAGCCTGCATCTCTAAAAGTGCCCAATCGCTAAATATCAGTACACATTCTAAGGACAATGTTCTTGACATTTGAAgagcatttaaatcccatgtt of the Astyanax mexicanus isolate ESR-SI-001 chromosome 10, AstMex3_surface, whole genome shotgun sequence genome contains:
- the LOC103037349 gene encoding uncharacterized protein LOC103037349, producing the protein MLQFETLLVKQLQRQQSRAEFCDTVLKSQGVSVPVHSCVLSAFSPWLCGALSTMPAPLAGQRRLIELQCVEDRTLLGLVSLLYSGQLDTNREDVLSATELLGIKLPEEHVKERGKEGRRKDREDAKKERMRESSTQTTCDKEKDERETHTDHISPEHQQNIHLTCHQTCSLTNQEQGTDASPPQVTLALQGAHRSSERTTASSSYNNLLGVVPEARGSQIEGEPLCVSQLYLYPSEISYQQPPSSCTPRTSTSNHTHLDLGPIQSGEGVDLGNVDDHLVEGFEQFEGNIPGFINHFFDPVPSQTTKRRGRGRPRLRGRPRGERGMSKANSSNATVRERVAEAGRGRGRGRGRGRQGHTERWGWVPRLTWRGQGGGRVGRKLDTRPTVRLTRRRRGRGALPEVGEGRGRGRQRGRRGAHAGSEGQDGPPCLSSQNSHPDLSLLPLPPCSSSFCQNTTDHPDPSILHTVSLPPAPQACSKPMDLLLNDIMTGLNLLPDDEASQHGFVNTTTSSDMLVSKPAFTKPAGASQYQHEGELCDILDRFLSTFEQQVGGCDLALEEEMPSSKSYHHTAARNTDEAQVNGDYSRNSRSSTYTHIQPQLNTLNPHSGHCYAVNTFTPTTQPQTTRMASSSSPNTSDVHSRLRLSTALSRLRSSWYRRSVEKLDCVETEIRPQRMTRSQAIKRKLGLNSASHHNSPLVKKIRRENQRTRRRNTRKQDKTCRHPQRQKLSQHQVDMCVYEDAVSNVEADKSKTTETQSNKHTTQSLSDERTALEMRTEENRLVTANAHGDGRHAETQQIPASSSNSQIPVKNKGRRQFIEMASSAFEKMRMLMENKRRREEERLKAMNMEGTCKEKESAGNMDTQDCGFKDDASKNTDNNCSENNTTEETVGSIMDIQPKILKENEVQEGQNETEGVGCSQENEESMAAGLLNQMITENCSAPSQMCLSPVADSVELTQDTEECDCNNNDQHMLSTADLPQSTYDSCWTDAVSTQAVLQSPLSKVPTLKRADWDTGEVTPLTPSGTFRSHPPLCRELLPSHTPEKAVRESAGSSEEDEDVDVTEVSSFASEPIVVPTVIWEAGLSTEEEEVEEDVDVDVLGVESD